From a single Artemia franciscana chromosome 9, ASM3288406v1, whole genome shotgun sequence genomic region:
- the LOC136030828 gene encoding craniofacial development protein 2-like, which produces MTVIVCYAPTNDSDDVTNKDFNSALSRCLATVPPSHDITVLLGDFNATFRDDMDVWCSTIGPLSPDPLNKNGLCQLKLCRSHDVCFANTYFQSETIHQYTWYSNDGLTKKMIDCVIISKHWRSSVKNRRTYKSAGLGNAEHRIVCADFRLRLQAKRLEKKPVSADIGKLKVPDTHLKYSVEILNCSSPLAHLISPKIIGSILNRRPGKQHNHCLAKGVTQGNHG; this is translated from the coding sequence ATGACCGTCATCGTATGCTATGCCCCAACCAACGATTCTGATGATGTGACTAACAAGGATTTCAACTCTGCTTTGTCCAGATGCCTTGCGACAGTGCCCCCCTCCCATGACATAACTGTTCTCCTCGGTGACTTCAATGCGACATTCCGTGATGATATGGACGTTTGGTGCAGCACAATTGGTCCTTTATCCCCCGACCCACTTAACAAAAATGGACTTTGCCAACTTAAACTGTGCCGATCTCACGACGTTTGCTTCGCAAACACATACTTCCAAAGTGAAACTATCCACCAGTACACTTGGTATAGTAACGACGGTCTCACAAAGAAGATGATTGACTGTGTCATCATTTCCAAGCACTGGAGATCATCAGTGAAGAACCGCAGAACTTACAAATCAGCAGGGCTTGGAAACGCAGAGCACAGAATTGTGTGTGCCGATTTCCGGCTTCGCCTCCAAGCAAAACGATTGGAAAAAAAACCTGTATCTGCAGATATTGGGAAACTAAAGGTTCCAGATACTCACCTGAAGTACAGTGTTGAGATATTGAATTGCTCGAGCCCCTTGGCTCACTTAATATCACCGAAGATCATTGGAAGCATTTTAAATCGCAGACCAGGGAAGCAGCACAACCACTGCTTGGCAAAAGGAGTTACCCAAGGAAATCATGGCTAA
- the LOC136031430 gene encoding uncharacterized protein LOC136031430, translating to MDKSPPDLIRLLAKLTIGDNTFVTIKCVGGDVIAKRSLLSGVSDVFQRMFEADFIEKRTNVVVIDDVHFLTLNFIIQCYEKGTMPCLKKLDLKEILYTVEKYNLLCIKEEIAEKLIDVYRQSGNMDTLEKIFSYFSHQRVKEAALRELAINIVEGGKIPDFVISFSVEDFTKLSKICYSQLNLSKKVSRHDFLQMFCSWVSNNPEERSVAAIELISIINLQSLHVCEILTVFENLTFKKPFQNIKMFLEESLRCILVAECNSENIRKFHTSILESLRPIGSINCTKCGHNDKTPFHFSRKCRGFHSDRGVLIEHPYPYRSVWGRPILNNLAFN from the coding sequence ATGGATAAATCTCCGCCAGATTTGATTAGATTGCTAGCGAAACTGACCATTGGTGACAATACCTTTGTTACGATCAAGTGTGTTGGTGGAGATGTTATAGCCAAGAGGAGCCTTTTGTCTGGAGTAAGTGACGTGTTCCAGCGAATGTTTGAAGCTGACTTTATCGAAAAACGAACAAATGTAGTTGTAATAGACGATgttcattttttgacattgaattttattattcagTGCTATGAAAAAGGAACTATGCCATGCTTGAAGAAATTAGACTTGAAAGAGATTTTGTATACtgttgaaaaatacaatttgctGTGTATCAAAGAAGAAATAGCTGAAAAACTAATTGATGTATATAGACAAAGTGGAAACATGGACACActggagaaaatttttagttatttcagtCATCAAAGAGTAAAAGAGGCTGCTCTAAGAGAGCTTGCTATCAATATTGTTGAAGGGGGAAAAATTCCGGATTTTGTCATTTCATTTAGTGTGGAAGATTTCACCAAACTTTCTAAGATTTGTTATTCTCAGCTAAACTTGTCAAAAAAAGTAAGTCGCCATGATTTTTTGCAGATGTTTTGTAGCTGGGTGTCCAATAATCCAGAGGAAAGATCTGTGGCAGCAATAGAACTTATAAGCATAATAAACTTACAAAGTCTTCATGTTTGTGAAATTCTGACAGTGTTTGAGAACTTAACTTTCAAAAAGCCGTTTCAAAACATAAAGATGTTTTTAGAGGAATCCCTACGATGTATACTTGTGGCTGAatgtaattctgaaaatattcGGAAGTTTCATACGAGTATTTTAGAATCATTAAGGCCAATTGGTTCAATTAATTGTACGAAGTGTGGACATAATGATAAAActccttttcatttttctcgaaaatgtaGGGGGTTTCACAGCGATAGGGGCGTTCTCATTGAACATCCATATCCATATCGATCGGTTTGGGGAAGGCCCATTTTAAACAATTTGGCTTTCAACTAA